Within the Laspinema palackyanum D2c genome, the region CATAGAAAAGCCATAAAAATTGGGCCTGGGTTCAGGACGAGGGGGATGCCATGCAAGCTATCAATTCAAAATTACAAGAACTGATTAACGACAACGAGGGGCAGTATCTGAGTTCCGGGGATTTGCAAGGGATGAAACGATATCTGCAAACCTTTGGAGAACGGGTGAAAACCTACGAAATGTTGCGAGAGAAGGGAGACCTGCTGGTTCGTCATGCTTTGAAAAAGTTTATGTCCCTGCATCCAGACATTATGCAGAAGCACGGACAGCGCTGCTATTACGATATGACTCAGGTGATGCGATACAGTGCCTTAGCGATTCTCAAAGATGACCCGCGCTTTTTTAATGATTCCTTGGTGTTGTGGCAATGTAATATTTTGACGGCCTATCAGAGACAAAATTCCTGTGGGGTAGCCTATCGTTGTTTGAAAGAAACGACTCATGCTCATTTACCCAGTAGTGCGAATCAGTACCTTGATCCGTATATTAATCGGATGATTGAGGCCTTAGATATTCCCCCGAAACTGATGGCCAATGTGCAGAAAGCGGCGATCGCCAACTAGCATTTCCCCAGGGATATCTGAAGCCAAGGGACTAGAGACCCAGTTTCAGTGAGCCAGAAACCGCCTCAGTCCTCAATATATCGGGACAATTATACCAATCGGTTTATCCAAATAGAGGAGCAGACCATGAGCTTACAAGAGCCAGTGACGATGAAGCAGAAAGCCTCCGTTGAAGAACGAGAAGGGGTGCTGCGACAAATTTATCATCAAGTCTTGGAACGGCAACCTTATCAGTTTGAACGGAAAAAGTTAGGGGGATTAGAGAAAGAATTTATCAAGGGAAAAATTGGAATTCGGCATTTTTTGAAGAGTATTGCCGTCTCTTCAATTTATTTGGAAAGTTTCTATGAGAAAAGTTCCAACGTCAAGTTTATTGAGAATGCGTTTAAGCATTTTTTAGGCCGATCGCCCCATGATGAAGCGGAAATCCGTGAATGCGATTGGTTACTGGTTGAACATGGTGTGGGGGCAATGGTATCGGCCTTGATTGACTCGGAAGAGTATCGCAAGGTTTATGGGTCCTTGACCGTTCCCTATTGGCATCCCCATCGCTATGAATCACCGAATGATTATTTAGAAAACCGTTGGTTAGGACGGGAACACGCGGGCGATCGCGGATGGGCGATTCCCACCCTGTATTGGCATGAACTCCATCTCGATTGCACCGGAGGCACTTGTCGGCCCTCTTGGGCCCCCTCCTCACGAGTCCGGGAATCTTGAATCTGGAGTCTGATGTCAGCTATTCTGCAAAGGGGTGCGAGTTTTCGCACCCCTTTGTGATCCAGGCAGGGTGGCGATCGCCCCGTTTGATCCAGGAACCCCTCAAAATTAGCCCCCTTCTGGCCAAGATTTCACCCGGGTTCTAGCACAGTCACAAAATTACCTTTAAAATCAGTGAGCAGGTGGGGGTGGTAACCGCTACCCTGTGCTTAGGGTTGTAACCGAGGCCAACTATCAGGTTAGTCTACATTCAAAGCGCGAGCGGAAAGCGGCTGTGTCAAAATGCTTTCCCTTGCCCATTCCATGCCTCCCTTCCAAGCGATAAAACATTGAATCCGTGGCAAGTGAAGGGGACGCCCTCATCCTCACCCTTGCTTTCCCCCACTGGAGTCCAGCAACGGGGGACTAAAAGCTCTCGAAGGCGTCTTATCATAAACAATAGAGATTCTTATGACACCGATGGATTAATCCACATTTTGAGGGCAAAGAGGTGCAGCTTCTACAGTGGTTTTCTCAGGATTGATGTTCTCTACGCCTGGGTAAATGACGCCGGATTGTTTCGCTCAGGTCAAAAGAACCCGTTTGGGTCCGATTCAGCGGTGAGCCTCCATAACGATGGCCCTGGGGTGGGGCGCGATGATTCAATGAGGAGAGTCGGTATCAATGGGGTGTCACCAAACATCCCCTGTGAAGAAACAAAATCCAAACCGGGCAAATCAAGGGTCTACCTCCGCCGATTGTCTCAGTTGTTATTGAGCCGTAAAGGGGGGTAAGTCCGTGACAACAACCCACCGTTGAACTGGGGATCAAACCTTTTTCATTCTAACGCCTACCTATCGACTATTGTTGAGACTCATGACGATCTCGCTTAAAGGCTACACCATCATTGAAAAAATTTACGAAGGTGTCAACACCATTGTTTATCGAGCTCAACGAGAACTCGACGACCAACGAGTGATCCTCAAACTGCTCAAAGCCGAGTACCCCACTCCGGAGGAACTGGCTAAACTTCACCATGAATATGAAATTACGCGAAATTTGAACAGTTCTGGGATCATCAAGGTGTATGCCTTGGAAACCTTTGAATATAATCAGCTTGCCCTCGTCCTAGAGGATATGGGCGGGGTTTCTCTCAAACACTATTTGACGGGAATTCGGTTAAATTTAAAAGAATTTTTACAGATTGCCATCCAACTGACGGAAATTTTAGGGGAAATTCATAACGCCCATATTATTCATCGCGATCTTCATCCTTTAAATATTATTATTCAGGGAAAAACCCAGCAAGTCAAAATTACAGATTTTAGTATTTCCATCGGACAAAAGGGCATCAATCCCGGGGCGATCGAGGGAACCTTGCCCTATATGTCCCCGGAGCAAACGGGGCGGATGAATCGTGAACTGGATTATCGGTCCGACTTTTATTCTCTTGGGGTGACCTTTTATGAAATGCTCCTGGGGGAACTGCCCTTTAAAGGGACAGACCCGATGGAAATTGTCCATGCCCATTTAGCCAAAAATCCCCGTCCCCTCACGGAAGTTAAACCAGAAATTCCCCGGGTAGTTTCTAATATCGTGATGAAACTGTTGGCAAAAAATCCGGAAGACCGCTATCAAAGTGCTTATGGACTCAAAGGGGATCTGGTCACCTGTTTGACGCAACTGAACGAAACGGGCAAAATCGCGAAATTCGCCCTAGGGACGGCGGATTTATCCGGGGAACTGCTCGTTTCTGAAAAACTCTATGGGCGCGATCGCGAACTGGCGCTTCTCCAAGAAGCCTACTGGAGAATCCGCCGCCAAGCGCCGGTCATTTCCGCCATTTCAGGACCGGACAAAACCGGCGAACTCCCCTCCTCATCCTGTGAAATTGTTCTAATTTCCGGCTATTCCGGGGTGGGAAAATCGGCCCTACTTCAGGCGATGCCCCAACCCCTGAACCGACAAACCGGCTATTTTATTTCGGGCAAATTTGAGCGGTATAGAAGCAATATCCCCTACGGGGGACTGATTGAAGCCTTCGAGCAATTAATTCGCTTGATTTTAAGCGAAAGTGAAGACCGCATTACCGCATGGCGAGAGCAAATTTTATTGCAACTGGGCCAAAATGGTCAAGTCATTATTGACCTGATTCCGGAGGTGGAACTGATTATTGGCAAACAGCCCCCGGTCCCGGTTCTACCCCCTTCAGAATCCCAGAATCGCTTAAGTGTTGTCTTTCAAAAATTCCTGAGCGTTTTTACGACTCAAGACCATCCTCTGGTGCTATTTTTAGATGATTTACATTGGGCGGATGCGGCATCGATGACCCTGTTACAGGCGATCGTCAGTGCATCCGATCGCCAATGTTTGTTACTCATTGGTGCCTATCCCGAAAACGAAATCGATAGCCCTCGCCATCCGTTACTCCAAATGATTCGGCGGTTTCAACAGTCCGGAGTGCGGATAACGCCGATCGCCCTGGAACCTTTAAATATCGAATGTCTTAACCAACTGATTGCCGATACCCTCAGCTGTCCCACGGTGCGATCGCGACCCCTAGCAGAACTCGTTTACCAGAAAACTCATGGCAATCCTTTTTTCGTAAGGATGCTGCTCAAGTCCCTCATCCAAGATAATCTACTGGTTTGTAACCTCAGTGCAGGGCGTTGGGAGTGGGATCTCCCCCGAATTGAGCAACTTTCCATCACGGATAATGTGGTGGATTTAATGGTCAACAAAATTCAACAGCTTCCTGAATCTACCCAAAATGCCTTACAAGTTGCCGCTTGTATCGGGAATATATTTTATATTGATATTCTAGCCCTCGTCAATGAAAAATCCCTCTCCGCTACCGCTACAGACCTCCAGGAAGCGGTACAGCAAGGGTTAATTTTACCCATCGCCAATACTTATAAAATCCCCTTAATTTTTGGCCATGAGGAACCCGTTGCCTTGCCGGTAGATAACTTAGTGGTCGCCTATCAGTTCTTGCACGATCGCGTGGCCCAGGTCGCCTATTCTCTGATTTCTGAGGAGCGGAAACAACAGGTTCACCTCAAAGTTGGAAAACTCCTCCTCAAACATTGCACCGCCGAAGAACGGGAAGAAAAATTATTCGAGATTGTCAATCATTTGAACATTGGCTTGAGTTTAATTGCCTCTCAGTCGGAAAACAGTAAAATCGCTCACCTCAATTTCCTAGCCGGTCAAAAAGCCAAGACGACAATGGCTTATGAAAATGCGGTTAAATATCTATCCAAATCCCTTCAGTTACTCCCCGAAGATACCTGGATTTCCCGCTATGAGTTCACCTTAAATCTCTACAATGAATTAATTGAAGCCGAATATTTAGTTGCCAATTACGCCCGAGCCAACCACCTGGCCCAGGATGCTCTCAAAAATACCCGAACCTTATTAGAAAAGATTGATATCTACGAAAAGAAAATTCAATCTTATGTGTCTCAGAATCAAATGGAGAAGGCTATCAATACCGGGGGGATGGTCCTGCAACTGCTGGGAATCACCCTGCCGAAACAGCCGAATCAATTCCATCGGATTTGGGGAGCAATCCGCACCAAATGGATTCTCAAAAACAAGACCCTTGAAGATTTAGCGGCGTTGCCACATATCAGCAATCCGCAACAGTTGGCTGCCATGAGAATTTTAGTCGCTATGACCCCAGCAGCTTATGTCTCTTCAGTCAATATGCTGCATCTGGTAGTCTACACCATGATAGACCTCTGTGTAAAACATGGAAATTCTGTGCTTTCTGCCTTTGCCTACGGGTTTTATGGGGTGCTGTTGTATGGTTCTTGGTCGGATATTAAGGGAGGCGATCGCAGTGGTGAACTCGCCTTACGACTGCTAGAGCAATTTGACGATAAAACCATGAAAGCGAAGGTGGGAGATTTAGTCTATGCCCATATCAAACACGCCAAAATTTCCCTTCAGGATACCATCGACCCCTTAAAAAATGCCTTTAATGCGGGCTTAGAAACCGGGGATATCGAATGGGCGGGACACGCGGCCCTGCATTATTGCAATCATAATTTATTTCGGGGAGAACCCCTAGAGGCAGTGGCTGCCGAGTCTGACCATTATATTGCTTGGATGGTCCAACTCAAACTAGATTTTCATGTCCATTATGCGCGGATTTGGCGACAATTCATACTCAACTTACAAGGAGAATTACCCAATCCCTGCCTCTTGAGTGGAGAGAGCTTTGAGGAAGAAACCCTGCTCCCCACCTTGATTGAATCCAACAATACCATGTCAGTGTTTGCGGCCTATCTGGCCAAAACTATCTTATGTTATTTATTTGGAGAATATGAACAGGCGGTTTATTATGCTGCCTTAGCGGAGAATTATCAACAGGGTGTGGTGGGATTGGTCAGTGTTAATGAACACAATTTTTACCAGTCTTTAGCCTTACTTGCTCTCTATCCCCAAGGGACACCCGTCCAGAAAATCAAAGCGTTGGCGCGGGTCCAACTAGCCCAACGCCAAATGAAGCGATGGGCTTTACACGCGCCACAAAACTATCGACATAAGTATGAATTGGTTGAGGCGGAAAAAGCCCGGGTTTTAGGACGAAAAGTGGCGGCGATGACCCATTACGATCGCGCCATCAAATCCGCCCGCAAATATGGCTACATTCATGAAGCGGCGATCGCCTGCGAACGGGCAGGAGAATTTTATCAGCAACTCAACCTCGATAAAATCACCTCCACCTATATCACCGAAGCCTATTATGCCTATCTGCGCTGGGGGGCCACTCGCAAAGTCAGCGACCTCGATGCCGCCTATTCCCATTCCATCGCCCGGGGAAGTCTGGAGGGACAGGGGGGAGGGGGAGTCATGAGCACCACCACCACTATTTCCACCACCACTGGCTCTCATGCCGGTTTACTCGATTTAACCGCCTTTGTTAAAGCCTCCGCTGCCATTAATGGGGAAATTGTCCTGGATAATCTGCTCACAAAATTGATGAAAATTGTCATGGAAAATGCGGGAGCAGAGACCATCTCTTTAATCTTAGAAACCCAGAATAAACTTTATATTGAGGCCACCGGAACCACCCACGAAACTGAGGTGATGATCGGCCAACATATCCCGGTGGAAAACAGCAGTCGCCTACCCTTGACTATCATCAACTATGTCGCCCGGACTCAGGAATCCGTGGTGATTAAAGAGGCGATCGCCGAGGAACGCTTCATCCATGACCAATATATTATCGACTATCAACCCCAATCCATCCTTTGTGCGCCTATCGTTCATCAGGGCAAACTCATCGGCATTCTGTACTTAGAAAATAACATCACCACCGGGGCCTTTACCCCGGACCGCTTGGAAGTGCTCAAACTCCTCTCCTCCCAAGCAGCAATTTCGATTGAAAATGCCCGCCTCTATACCAACTTACTCACCTCATCGGAAGAGTTAGAAACCAAAAATCGGGCCTTGCAAGACCTCGATGACCTCAAAGATGAATTTCTCGCCAGTACCTCCCATGAACTCTGCACTCCCCTGAATGGAATTATCGGCATTACCGAATCTATGTTAGATGGGGCCACCGGAGACCTCAGCGAGTTGCAACGGGCTAATCTGTCCCTCGTCGTCTCTAGTGGTCAAACTCTGGCGCAATTGGTGCAGGATTTGCTCGACTTTTCCAAGCTCAAGCATAAAAATATCCAACTTGACCTTAAACCCTTGGGAATGCGGGAAATTACCAATGTCGTCCTCACGATCTGTCAACCCTTAGTTGGAGGGAAATCCCTGCAACTGGTAAATGCCGTGGGGAAAGATGTTCCCTTGGTGGATGCCGATGAAAACCGCGTCCAGCAGATTTTACATAATTTAGTCGGGAATGCCATCAAATATACAGATTCCGGGACCGTGGAAGTTTCGGCAACGGTGTTGTCGGGACAAGAAGGACTGATGACCGAAGACGAGGACGGAGACACAGAGGATGGGGGATGGAGTCGTGTGAGATATCCCCGTTCCATCCTCCAGGGCAAAGTGACTCGTCCGGCAATGAATCCGGAAACCGAACATTTATATTTAGCAATTACCGTATCGGATACGGGGATTGGGATTACCCAAAGTAAGTTAAGTCAGATTTTTGAACTGTTTGAGCAAAGGGATGGGACCTCACTCCGCGCTTATGGGTCTGTGGGGTTAGGATTGTCCATCGCCAAGCAACTGGTGGAACTCCATGAGGGGAAAATCTGGGTGGAGTCTGGAGTGGGAGAAGGGTCTCGGTTTACCTTTACCCTCCCCATCTCGGCGGACCAGGTTCAGACCCCAGAAATTCCCATGCCTGAACCCTCCGAACCCGTTGTCAAGGAAGAAGAGATGGCAGCGATCGCCTTACCGATCGCCCCGGTGGAAGGGTGGCGGACCCGCAGTAATGGCGAGTTCCAAATTTTAATCGTGGATGATGAACCGATTAATTTACAAGTGCTGGTCAATCATTTATCTTTAGAAAATTATGCGATCGCCACGGCAAGTAATGGACCCGAAGCCTTAGCTGAACTAGAAAATGGCTTGCGACCCGATTTGATTTTGCTAGATGTGATGATGCCGAAAATGACCGGCTATGAAGTCTGTCAGCGGATTCGCGAAAAGTTCCCCGCTAATGAGTTACCTGTGGTGTTGTTAACCGCCCGAAATCAAGCCTCGGACATGATGGAAGCCTTTGGATCCGGGGCCAATGATTATCTGACTAAACCCATCTCTAAAAATGAGCTGTTGGCGCGGATTAAAATGCACATCCAACTGTCTAAAATTAACTTGGCTTATGCCCGGTTTGTGCCGCGAGAGTTTATCCAGTTCCTCGGCTATGACACCATTTTGGATGTGCAACTGGGGGATCAAGTTCAGAAAGATATGACGATTCTGTTCTCCGATATTCGTTCCTTTACCACCCTCTCAGAACGGATGTCTCCTCGGGAGAACTTTAACTTTATTAACTCTTATTTGAGTCGAGTGGGTCCGGTGATTAGGAATCATCATGGGTTTATTGATAAATATATCGGCGATGCGGTGATGGCGCTATTTCCCGATACCGCAGAAGATGCCATGCGGGCGGCGATCGAGATGCAAAAACAGGTGATGATTTACAACGTGCATCGCCAAAAGAGCGGCTATATGCCGATCGCCATTGGGATTGGCTTACATACGGGCAGCTTGATGCTGGGGACCATTGGGGAAGAACAACGCATGGAAACCACGGTGATTTCTGATGCAGTGAATTTGGCCTCTCGGATGGAAGGACTGACGAAATTGTATGGTGCTTCTATCGTGATTAGCGGCCAAACCTTGATTCATTTAGATGACCCCACCAAGTACAACTATCGGTTTTTAGGAAAAGTTCAAGTTAAGGGCAAAAAAGACTCGGTGGCGGTGTTTGAAGTGCTAGATTGCTATCCTCAAAGTTTGATTGAAACTAAGCTAGGTTCTCGGACTAAATTTGAGCGCGGAATTGTTTTATATCAAGGAGAAAAATTTGCAGAAGCCCATCAATTGTTTAAGAAAGTATTAGAAAATAATCCCCAAGACCAAGCGGCGCGGTTCTATGTGGAGCGTTGCGAGTATTTCTTGAGACATGGCATCTCGAAAGTCTGGGAGGGGTTAGATCCGCTGAATGTCAATGAAAAATTATAATCCTGCTTTTTACAGTACCCGCCCGGATTTTTGGGAATGACCTTGTAGAGTGAGCCAGACAGGGGGATGGAAAGGCTCAGTTCTGAGGATGCCTTAAGACTGAGCGCTAGGGGACCACAAACCGGGTTTCTCACCCCGATTGACGGCTAATTGCTCCAGAGGGTCGGAAGAAAAGCGGTTTCTAACCTTTGGGGTAGGAGTTCGGCCATTTTTAGGGGAGGTAACCCACCAGAGTTCAAGTGACGGGGAGATGATTCCCTTTGATTTAGCCGATGAGGGGGGTTAATTTTATATTGTTAGGTTTGGGGAATTTCCATTTTTGGTACAATAAAGGTAGAGTTCCGTAAGCGTGGTTAATTTGTGGGCGAAGACTGTGCCACATCCCGTCCTGTCCTCAGTGGCGAGTCGAAGTGCGATCGCCTCAGACCGGATCAGATGGGGCGGTGAAAAACCAATGGATTACCGGCACTGGCGTCAAGGTTATCCCGGGTAGAGGGTGGTAGGATCCCTCTCCAGGAGGAGTGTGAACGCAACGGGACAATCCATTGTCAAAACTGTCACTCTATTCCTCCAATTTTGGATGTAAACAAGGGCAAAATTAAGGGAGTTGGATTGAGGAGGACTGCAAGGGCGAGGACGCCGAAAGGTGTAAAAGCCTTCCCTGAAGCGACAGGCTTCCTCCACCGGAGGAAGCCTAAAAAAATCAGTGAATTTGCCGATTTTTTTTCCTGAATTCGAGTATTTCTAGGTCTTAACCCCGGGCAGATGAAAAATCCTGACCTTGGGAAAGATAATCAGAAATAGCAACTTAAGTAACCATAAAAAAGTCGAGGAATAAAAGAGGGTGCGTAACCTATCCCAGGAGATGATTGAGATGATGAATACCAAACTGATGAATGCCAAAGTGTTAAGTCTATTATTCGCCCTGCCCGTTCTGGTCACGACTGGCACCAATACCTTCGCTAGAGATGGAATGTTAAAGTCTGCTGACCCTGAACTTTTGTTATGGCAGCAACCGAATTCTGAGGTGACTCAGGATGAACCTAGGTCACTGGAACTATTGGTGGCAGCTAGGGGAGAACAACCGGGAAAATGCGAGTTATTAGGGATTTGCAAATAAGATCCGAGTCACTGGATCACGGTTGATTCATTCAGGGATAATTCATCGCTTCACCAGGAAGGGTAGAAATTTGAGCAGGAACCTAGGAAATAGGGATAACCCGGGGCGGACTCGTACCCTGAATAAGTGTTCGCAGGACTAGGGCAAAATGGCGGCAGTTTTCCAGATGCAGAAACCTCGGAAATAGACAGTAAGGGGTGAGTGCGCCGTCCGGGGTGTAGACAAGACGATCTAATCCCGTTTAAATTGAGTTGAGAGCAATAAAAGCATCCCGGTCTCTCGGGATCAAAAAATTGAAGGGACCTCTATTAGAAGACTGGTACGACTGCTCTTTTGAGGAAATAGAAGGCAAGTGGTGGCGTGGAAGAAAGCCTCTACAGCTTGCATCCCAGGTGCAAAGAACTGAATCTGAATACCCGAAACTGGGAGTCCCTGTGACCAACGGAGACTGGACAGAGGGGAAACCCCGCAAGGCAGGGGTTGAGGATTATAACCCGTCACATCAGAAACCGGGGTGTCTGGTCCAGATTTGTGACGACTAGGTAGAGATTTTATGAGGAAACCCGATAGTCTGGCCGCTGTACCCATACCCCAATGGGGTGGGTTTCTGCCCAGGAGTACGGCGAAGTAACTAGGGTAGGGGCGGTCTTCCGGTCGAAAAATCCCTGATGGGAAAAAAACCGATTTGCTGTTAATCTTAGAAGTGTTGACGTTTTCGGTTTTTCTTTCAGGGGATTAGTGGCTTCTACCCAGTTCAAAAACCAAGGGCAAGGGTGATGGAAATTAATTTGAGAAAATTTTATCAAGCGTGTAACCCCAGTAAGACGTTATCCATTGGAAATCCGGAGGATAGACCGTATTATATTGATTTCTCCGGGGTCCGAGGGGGTAAAATTATTGAGGAGTTGGGCAGAACCATTACCCGATTGTCTCCGGATGTTCCCACTTGTCAGTTATTTACGGGACATATTGGCTGTGGAAAATCCACGGAGTTGTTACGGTTAAAGTCTCAATTGGAAGAGGCAGAATTTCATGTGGTGTATTTTGAGTCCTCTCGGGACTTGGAAATGGCCGATGTGGATATTTCTGATATTTTGCTGGCGATCGCCAGACAGGTGACGGAAAATTTGGCAGTCAGTGGAATTCCGCTGACCTCTAGCTATTTTACTAAGTTGTTTAAAGAAATTACTGAGGTCTGGCAAGCGCCCATTGATATTGATCCCACGGCAGATTTAGCCATTTCTATTGCTCAAATTACCAGCCAAGCGAAAGAAAGTCCTAAACTGCGAACGCAGTTACGGCAATATTTAGAACCGCGTACCAGTGGGATTTTACAATCGATTAATGAGGATATTCTCTCGGCGGCAACTCAGGAGTTGCAACGGCGGGAGAAACGGGGGTTAGTTGTGATTGTGGATAACCTCGATCGCGTGGATAATCGCCCCTTACCTTCTGGGCGATCGCAAACGGAATATTTATTCGTTGATCGCGGTGAACAACTTCGCAAGCTTAAATGTCATTTAGTTTATACGATTCCTCTGTCTTTAATGTTTTCCCATGAATCCGAAGCGCTCAAAAGCCGATTGGGGGCAGGGGTTGCCCCGAAAGTGCTGCCAATGGTGCCTGTGCGATCGCGCGATGGGCAAGACTTTCAGGAAGGGTTAGAGTTACTCCGGCAAATGGTCCTGGCCCGGGCATTTCCCGAACTGACCCCCCCAGAACGCCTAGACTTCATTACCCAAGTCTTTGATAGTGCGGAAACCTTAGACCGCTTGTGCCGGATTAGTGGCGGCCATGTGCGAAATTTATTGGGGTTGATCTATCGGTGTTTACAACAAGAAGACCCGCCTTTTGGTCGAGAAACGATTGAAACTGTCATTTCGGAACGGCGGAACGACTTGGTACTGGCGATCGCCCCGACGGATTGGGAACTACTCAATCAAGTACATGAGACCAAAAATGTTAGAGGCGAGGCCGCCTATCAACATTTATTGCGAAGTATGTTCGTGTTTGAATACCGCGATCGCGACTCCGGTCGTTGGTTTGATATTAACCCCATTTTGGCAGAAGCCCAATCCAAAAAAGAAGCCCTCTCTTCGTCTTTTCCCCTGCCTAAAATCCCGAGTCGAGTACCCAAGACCCACGATGACGGTTGAACCATGATGAATCTACAGTATGACGACGCCGAACTCAGGCGCAATGAACAATCTTTAAAGGTTTTACACCGGGCAATTTCCTTTTCTCAAGGGCAGTTTTCCTTGATTTTGGCGCGGTGTAACTATGCTAGTTTGCGCGATCGCGTGACCGCAGACCTACATGATTCCGTCTCTGTAGATATTCGAGAACTTCATCTGTCCACTTCTGTGCGGACGCTGTACAAAACCATCCAAGATGAAATTGGCACCGAACAACCCGAGGCATTAATGGTCTTTGGACTCGAATCGGTCAGTGATTTGGATCGCCTGTTTATGGCGGCCAATCAGGTTCGAGAAGAGTTTAGAAAGCACTTTCCCTTTCCGATTGTCTTTTGGGTGGATGACCGGGTTTTAAAAAGCTTTATTCGGGTGGCCCCGGACTTTGAAAGTTGGGCCACCAGTACGGAGTTTTCTCTCTCCACAACGGCGGCGATCGAGACGATCGCCATCAGTGTCGATCGGGTATTCTCCGAGGTGGTGGAACGGGGTTCCCTCAACTTTATTCCCAACTCCACGATTCTCGGGGCTCGCAACTGCCTAGAATTGGGATTTGCCAAACAAGAATTAAGCGATCGCCAGGTGCAGTTGCTGCCAGAATTGGAAGCGAGTTTACAGTTTGTGCTAGGTCGCGATGATTATGCCAGCGATCGTCTGGATTTGGCCTTAAAATGCTATCACCAAAGCTTGGCCTTTTGGCAAAAACAAATCCCCAGTTCCTCCCACTCCAACGGCGAGAAAGACTCGATTGCCCGGGGCGATCGCCAGCCCATGCCCTTCATTCCCATGACTTCTGACCCCTCTCCCCTGATTTGGGAGATGCCACCCTTGCGCTATTACTTGCAACAGGGGGTGGTGTTGTTTCACATCGGACTTTGTTACTGTCGTCAGGCACAACTGGATCAACCCCAGGAACAGCAGCATTTACAAGAGGCCCGATATTATTTAGAAGAATGTGTGCGCGTCTTTGAGGAGTCCAGACATCAGGAATTAGTCGCCAAGTTTATCGGACAACTGGGTGAGATTTTGCAGCGGTTACAGGCATGGGATGCGTTATCGATTGTTGCCAAAAAATCGATAACTTTGCATCAGCATTGCAAACCCCAGGAGTTGGCCCGGGATTATGGATTTTTGGCCGAGGTGGCGTTGCAGCAGTCCCAGTGGGAAAAAGCGCGGAATTTTGCCGAACGCGCCCTAGAGGTCCTCTCCCATGCCCCCGATGTGCTGATTCCCCGGCCTGATGGGTTATATTTACTGCTGTTGGCCCGGGCTTTTGCTCACCTCGGTCAGGGGGAACAGGCGATCGCTCACTTGCACCGGGCCGAACATCTGACCGATCCGCAGTATGACTTACAGTTATAT harbors:
- a CDS encoding P-loop NTPase fold protein, whose translation is MEINLRKFYQACNPSKTLSIGNPEDRPYYIDFSGVRGGKIIEELGRTITRLSPDVPTCQLFTGHIGCGKSTELLRLKSQLEEAEFHVVYFESSRDLEMADVDISDILLAIARQVTENLAVSGIPLTSSYFTKLFKEITEVWQAPIDIDPTADLAISIAQITSQAKESPKLRTQLRQYLEPRTSGILQSINEDILSAATQELQRREKRGLVVIVDNLDRVDNRPLPSGRSQTEYLFVDRGEQLRKLKCHLVYTIPLSLMFSHESEALKSRLGAGVAPKVLPMVPVRSRDGQDFQEGLELLRQMVLARAFPELTPPERLDFITQVFDSAETLDRLCRISGGHVRNLLGLIYRCLQQEDPPFGRETIETVISERRNDLVLAIAPTDWELLNQVHETKNVRGEAAYQHLLRSMFVFEYRDRDSGRWFDINPILAEAQSKKEALSSSFPLPKIPSRVPKTHDDG